From Fervidobacterium sp., the proteins below share one genomic window:
- a CDS encoding cold-shock protein yields MKGTVKWFDAKKGYGFITKEDGEDIFVHYSAIQAEGYKTLKEGDKVEFDVQNGQKGPQAANVKVIK; encoded by the coding sequence ATGAAAGGTACAGTTAAGTGGTTTGATGCAAAGAAAGGCTATGGCTTTATTACGAAAGAAGATGGAGAAGACATCTTCGTTCATTATAGTGCTATTCAAGCTGAGGGTTACAAGACATTGAAGGAAGGCGACAAAGTAGAGTTTGATGTTCAAAACGGTCAGAAGGGTCCTCAAGCAGCTAATGTCAAGGTTATAAAGTAA
- a CDS encoding FmdB family transcriptional regulator gives MPMYRYTCSKCGNEEVHLHNLNDNPSISCSKCGNLMNRSIGRVGIVFKGSGFYVTDNKSSAKSDSSE, from the coding sequence ATGCCAATGTACAGATACACTTGCTCAAAGTGTGGAAACGAAGAAGTTCACCTTCACAACCTAAACGATAACCCATCGATAAGTTGTAGCAAGTGTGGAAATTTGATGAATCGCTCAATTGGCAGAGTTGGCATAGTCTTCAAGGGCAGTGGATTTTACGTAACTGACAATAAGAGTTCTGCAAAGTCAGACTCTAGCGAGTAA